In Aspergillus fumigatus Af293 chromosome 4, whole genome shotgun sequence, one genomic interval encodes:
- a CDS encoding protein N-lysine methyltransferase family protein → MVYYIRFLKTPRFQSQKAGLVTVTALISITTDLGDAFLAQDIDLQVTLSSNGSDRILYKDSLQWKAGRRELPLSLGPFSARLSQEAIVLGVIATDHQRTNSPGSDHLLDTSKLPLVISGWSAPFGGSESLVAEKLIERRFRPKDQLDLRIWEETGNSIARHIWDAAIASVIYLEQAIAKTPGSAASLLGSLLQGQGSAPLHVIELGSGCGIVGIALAELVPHCSVLLTDLDEVEEIVMKNIAVARPAPLSRVRYQPLDWDEKLPGDLCDGHIDLILVSDCTYNADSLPALVDVLDRLVQISPGAVVLVALKRRHDSEEVFFSLMDSVNLFSLHKDIMQLPSQYDHFDEIELYCYGRKDRQNSRVSKPIMAS, encoded by the exons ATGGTGTATTACATTCGTTTTCTTAAGACTCCTAGATTTCAGAGTCAAAAAGCGGGGCTCGTCACTGTAACTGCCCTCATATCCATCACCACCGATCTAGGAGATGCATTTCTAGCACAAGATATCGATTTGCAGGTGACATTGAGTTCCAATGGCTCAGACAGGATCCTGTATAAAGACAGCCTACAGTGGAAAGCAGGAAGGCGCGAGCTTCCGCTATCCTTAGGTCCATTTTCTGCCAGACTATCTCAGGAGGCTATCGTGCTAGGTGTAATCGCAACTGACCATCAACGGACGAACTCACCTGGTTCAGATCATCTGCTCGACACCTCTAAACTCCCTCTAGTCATATCAGGGTGGAGCGCGCCGTTTGGAGGGTCAGAGTCTCTTGTGGCTGAGAAGCTTATCGAGCGACGCTTCCGCCCAAAGGATCAATTGGATCTCCGGATATGGGAGGAAACCGGCAACAGCATTGCCCGGCACATCTG GGATGCAGCTATCGCATCGGTTATATACCTTGAGCAAGCTATCGCTAAGACTCCAGGGTCCGCGGCATCTCTGCTCGGGAGCCTGCTACAAGGCCAAGGCAGCGCCCCTCTTCACGTCATTGAATTGGGGTCTGGCTGCGGTATTGTGGGTATAGCGCTAGCAGAGCTCGTCCCGCATTGCTCGGTTTTACTTACAGATCTTGATGAagttgaggagattgtcATGAAAAACATAGCCGTTGCAAGGCCAGCTCCATTGTCCCGGGTTAGATATCAACCACTTGATTGGGATGAGAAGCTGCCGGGCGATTTATGTGACGGCCACATTGACCTCATTCTTGTTTCGGATTGCACGTACAACGCGGACAGCCTGCCGGCACTGGTCGATGTGCTGGACCGTTTGGTCCAGATATCGCCTGGAGCTGTAGTCCTGGTGGCTTTAAAGAGACGACATGATAGCGAAGAGGTATTTTTCAGCCTGATGGACTCAGTTAATCTTTTCAGTCTGCATAAGGACATCATGCAGCTTCCGTCTCAATATGACCATTTTGACGAGATTGAGCTGTACTGCTATGGACGAAAAGACAGACAGAACTCGCGCGTAAGCAAGCCCATTATGGCGAGCTGA